The Halovivax ruber XH-70 genome includes the window GACGCAATCTCTTTTTGTCGACCCACCAAACCCCACCCATGGCTGATTCCGAAGTCGATCTCGAGACCGAGCAGTACGCAAAGCATCGCGAGGCGGGCGAGATCCTGGCGCAGGTGCGCGAGGAGACGGCCGATCGCGTCGAGGTAGACGTCTCGCACCTGGAGGTCGCCGAGTACGCCGAGGACAGGATTCGAGAACTCGGTGGGAAACCCGCGTTCCCGGTCAACATCTCGATCGACGAGGAGGCCGCGCACGCGACGCCGAGCATCGACGACGAGACCACGTTCGGGGAGGAGATGATCAATCTGGACATCGGCGTTCACGTCGACGGCTGGCTGGCCGACACGGCGATCACGGTCGATCTCTCCGGCCACGACGACCTGGCCGAGGCACCGGCTGCGGCGCTCGAGGCCGCGCTCGACATGATCGAACCCGGTGTGGAGACGGGCGAGATCGGCGCCGAGATCGAGTCGGTCATCGACGACTACGGGTTCAACCCGGTCGTCAATCTGACCGGTCACGGCCTCGGACACTGGGAACAACACACCAGTCCGACGATTCCCAACCGGGCAGTCTCGCAGGGGACGACCCTCGAAGTTGGTGACGTCGTCGCGATCGAACCGTTCGCGACCGACGGCGGCGGCAAGGTCACCGAGGGCGCCTCCGAGGAGATCTTCTCGCTCGAACGGGAGGGGACGATCCGGAACCGGCAGGCCAGACAGGCGTTAGACCAGATCACCGAGGAGTTTCGGACGCTGCCGTTCGCGACTCGGTGGCTCGAGACCGGCCGGGCCGAGATGGCACTCCGGCGGCTGAAGCGAAACGACATCGTCCACGGCTATCCCGTCCTCAAAGAGGACGACGGCTGTCTCGTCAGCCAGAAAGAACACACGATCATCGTGACGCCGGACGGCTGTGAAGTGACGACAGCGTAACCGCGCTCGTCGCTCGTTCGGGTGCGTCCCTGCCCGTTTTCCCGATCGTGGCGTTGCTCGCCTGTCCACCCTCGGTCGTGCGGTTGCTCGGTTCCCCCGTTCACCGTAGTTTGGTACGAGGGGGAGGCTACCGACACCCAGCCGATGGGCGGTCGCGATCGTCCAGGCCTCGTTGGGTTTCGTCCGGTCGGGTCAGG containing:
- the map gene encoding type II methionyl aminopeptidase; this encodes MADSEVDLETEQYAKHREAGEILAQVREETADRVEVDVSHLEVAEYAEDRIRELGGKPAFPVNISIDEEAAHATPSIDDETTFGEEMINLDIGVHVDGWLADTAITVDLSGHDDLAEAPAAALEAALDMIEPGVETGEIGAEIESVIDDYGFNPVVNLTGHGLGHWEQHTSPTIPNRAVSQGTTLEVGDVVAIEPFATDGGGKVTEGASEEIFSLEREGTIRNRQARQALDQITEEFRTLPFATRWLETGRAEMALRRLKRNDIVHGYPVLKEDDGCLVSQKEHTIIVTPDGCEVTTA